In Persicimonas caeni, a single window of DNA contains:
- a CDS encoding tRNA-queuosine alpha-mannosyltransferase domain-containing protein, protein MRVLCLSAYDAGSHRRWHEGLAARLGADTFTTLSLPPRYFRWRIRGNSLYWAHEWRELLEQSWDVVLATSMVDLSALRGFVPSLADALNVVYFHENQFAYPTSSGQHEDITPAVVNLYSALCADRVAFNSRYNLESFLAGTRDFASRMPDYVPEGLADAVEGRSRVLPVPLAPACFAEHDAPSPSRPLSIVWNHRWEYDKAPSRFFDALDRLHQRGLDFELHVLGERFRSYPKVFDRAHEALADHIATWGYVESADDYRAILRRADLVVSTSLHEFQGLAMLEAIAAGCRPLAPDRLAYREYVPEAWRYESFVDDADREVAVLAGRLAEFAEDPQRVRDSDAIDVSRYSWDALSDAYQELLEA, encoded by the coding sequence ATGCGTGTTCTGTGCCTCTCCGCGTACGACGCAGGCAGCCACCGCCGCTGGCACGAAGGGCTGGCGGCGCGCCTCGGCGCCGATACCTTCACCACGCTCTCCCTGCCGCCCCGCTACTTTCGCTGGCGTATCCGCGGCAATAGCCTCTACTGGGCCCACGAGTGGCGCGAGCTCCTCGAGCAGTCCTGGGATGTCGTCCTGGCCACCTCGATGGTCGACCTGTCGGCCCTGCGCGGCTTCGTCCCCAGCCTGGCCGACGCCCTCAACGTCGTCTACTTCCACGAAAACCAATTCGCCTACCCGACCAGCAGCGGCCAGCACGAGGATATCACCCCGGCGGTGGTCAACCTCTACAGCGCCCTTTGCGCCGACCGCGTCGCGTTCAACTCGCGCTACAACCTCGAGTCGTTCCTCGCGGGCACGCGCGACTTCGCCAGCCGCATGCCCGATTACGTGCCGGAGGGCCTCGCCGACGCCGTCGAGGGCCGCTCACGCGTCCTCCCCGTCCCCCTGGCCCCCGCCTGTTTCGCCGAGCACGACGCGCCCTCGCCGTCGCGCCCGCTGTCGATCGTATGGAACCACCGATGGGAGTACGACAAGGCGCCGTCGCGCTTCTTCGACGCCCTCGACCGGCTCCACCAGCGCGGCCTCGACTTCGAGTTGCACGTCCTCGGCGAGCGATTCCGCAGCTACCCGAAGGTCTTCGACCGAGCCCACGAAGCACTCGCCGACCATATTGCGACCTGGGGATACGTCGAATCGGCCGACGACTACCGCGCCATTTTGCGACGCGCCGACCTCGTCGTGTCGACCTCGCTGCACGAGTTCCAGGGGCTGGCGATGCTCGAGGCCATCGCCGCGGGATGCCGTCCGCTCGCCCCCGACCGGCTCGCCTACCGCGAGTACGTGCCCGAGGCGTGGCGCTATGAGTCGTTTGTCGACGACGCCGACCGGGAGGTGGCGGTGTTGGCAGGACGCCTCGCCGAGTTTGCGGAGGACCCGCAACGGGTGCGCGACAGCGACGCGATCGACGTGTCGAGATATTCGTGGGATGCGCTGTCAGATGCGTATCAGGAGTTGCTGGAGGCGTAG
- a CDS encoding SDR family oxidoreductase: MDRFKVCVLGGSGFIGAEICRLAVAMGHRVVSVSRGGRPPIDEPWVEGVDWVSADVGDVESWSAHLAGCEALVHSVGIAAEDPANEQTYRRLHRHSVQQAARAAEQAGVPKFVMLSAGKVPPAMPHGFLQSKLDGEASLQGLDMAVAILRPVLVHDEDGRAAGMLGTAAGELPPVRVWAEETTGLRREKVAMAALRAALQPETTGVLEVDDIAYLGDAMFIQ, from the coding sequence ATGGATCGGTTCAAGGTGTGTGTCCTCGGCGGCAGTGGTTTTATCGGCGCCGAGATTTGTCGCCTCGCGGTCGCTATGGGTCACCGCGTGGTCAGTGTGTCGCGCGGAGGCCGCCCGCCCATCGACGAACCATGGGTCGAGGGGGTCGACTGGGTGAGCGCCGACGTAGGCGACGTCGAATCGTGGTCGGCGCATCTCGCCGGGTGCGAGGCTTTGGTTCACAGCGTGGGCATCGCCGCCGAAGATCCCGCCAACGAGCAAACCTACAGGCGCCTGCACCGCCATTCGGTGCAGCAGGCCGCCCGGGCCGCCGAGCAGGCGGGCGTGCCCAAATTCGTCATGTTGTCCGCCGGCAAGGTCCCGCCGGCGATGCCCCACGGCTTTTTGCAGTCGAAGCTCGACGGGGAGGCGTCGCTCCAGGGCCTCGACATGGCCGTGGCGATCCTTCGGCCGGTGCTGGTGCACGATGAAGACGGTCGCGCCGCAGGGATGTTGGGGACTGCGGCCGGTGAGCTGCCGCCGGTGCGCGTGTGGGCCGAAGAGACCACCGGCCTCCGCCGCGAGAAGGTCGCCATGGCGGCGCTGCGCGCAGCGCTACAACCCGAGACCACCGGCGTGTTGGAGGTCGATGACATCGCTTATCTGGGCGACGCGATGTTCATTCAGTGA
- a CDS encoding ExbD/TolR family protein, translating to MPTLRLITTVAAALLLAAGCTTSKPVKGAEKRPKAPQVAQEAGDAADEAEGSDLVLYSSSMEEADLEPGADEDSDDADEKAQPDEPPEVPEQVEIGVSADSTYTLGDQTFTEVPKLLEALEKLRAEEPTGTIAIRAAADAPQKAIVDLITAARRAGFTNMEIRVEGDAPQGTESPADETPTDQ from the coding sequence ATGCCCACACTACGCCTGATCACTACGGTCGCCGCCGCCCTGCTCTTGGCAGCCGGCTGCACGACGTCCAAGCCCGTCAAAGGCGCCGAGAAGCGCCCCAAGGCTCCGCAGGTCGCCCAAGAGGCCGGCGACGCGGCCGACGAGGCCGAAGGCAGCGACCTCGTGCTCTACTCGAGCAGCATGGAAGAGGCCGATCTGGAGCCCGGCGCCGACGAAGATAGTGACGACGCCGACGAGAAAGCCCAGCCGGACGAGCCGCCCGAAGTACCCGAGCAGGTCGAGATTGGCGTGAGCGCCGACTCGACCTACACCCTGGGCGACCAGACCTTTACCGAGGTCCCCAAGTTGCTCGAGGCGCTCGAGAAGCTTCGCGCCGAGGAGCCGACCGGCACCATCGCCATCCGCGCGGCCGCCGACGCGCCCCAGAAGGCCATCGTCGATCTCATCACGGCCGCCAGGCGCGCAGGGTTCACGAATATGGAGATTCGCGTCGAGGGCGACGCCCCCCAAGGCACCGAATCTCCGGCCGACGAAACACCGACCGACCAATAA
- the rpsD gene encoding 30S ribosomal protein S4 — protein MARYTGPRLRIVRRLGTDLPGLTRKIADRRPYPPGEHGQGRQRFSEFKKQLYAKQKLRYNYGVNEQQLRNLFVEAQRSREPAGLMLLRLLEQRLDNVVFRSGLAPTIPAARQLVVHGHIQVDGNKVDRPSYRVKPGSQISLREKSRNLTIVEESIANPALRYPTYLTVDENAKTATMDQLPGREDVPVQVDETLVVEYYSPRL, from the coding sequence ATGGCACGTTACACGGGTCCCCGACTCCGAATCGTTCGTCGCCTGGGAACTGACCTTCCCGGCCTGACCAGAAAAATCGCCGACCGCCGCCCCTATCCCCCCGGAGAGCACGGGCAGGGTCGCCAGCGCTTCAGCGAATTCAAAAAGCAGCTCTACGCCAAGCAGAAGCTGCGCTACAACTACGGCGTCAACGAGCAGCAGCTTCGTAACCTGTTCGTCGAAGCTCAGCGCTCGCGTGAGCCCGCTGGTCTGATGCTGCTTCGTCTGCTCGAGCAGCGCCTCGACAACGTGGTCTTCCGCTCCGGACTGGCCCCGACCATCCCGGCTGCTCGCCAGCTCGTGGTCCACGGCCACATCCAGGTCGACGGCAACAAGGTCGACCGTCCCAGCTACCGCGTGAAGCCCGGCTCGCAGATCTCGCTGCGCGAGAAGAGCCGCAACCTGACGATCGTCGAAGAGTCGATCGCCAACCCGGCGCTGCGCTACCCGACCTACCTGACCGTCGACGAGAACGCCAAGACGGCGACGATGGATCAGCTCCCGGGTCGTGAAGACGTGCCCGTGCAGGTCGACGAGACGCTCGTGGTCGAGTACTACTCGCCCCGTCTCTAA
- a CDS encoding enoyl-CoA hydratase-related protein has product MSDVLYEVENAVATITLNRPDARNAYSTEMAKELVEALDRAELDDEVRAVIVTGAGPAFCAGGDLKAMREESGMFAGDPVELRDNYLRGMQTIPRRFERFEKPVVAAINGHAIGAGLDLSLMCDIRIASDAAKFGSTFARVGLIPGDGGAYLLTRIVGFSKAVELILTAKVIGADEALELGLVSEVVPRDDVMDRARATAEQIASLPPKAVKTAKAALYRCVDRDIETALQITAALQACVQRTDEHQEAVEAMLEKISKS; this is encoded by the coding sequence ATGTCTGACGTTCTGTACGAAGTCGAAAACGCCGTCGCCACCATCACCCTCAACCGCCCCGACGCCCGCAACGCCTACTCCACCGAGATGGCCAAAGAGCTCGTCGAGGCCCTCGATCGCGCCGAGCTCGACGACGAGGTGCGCGCGGTGATCGTCACCGGCGCCGGCCCGGCCTTCTGCGCCGGCGGCGACCTCAAGGCGATGCGCGAGGAGAGCGGCATGTTCGCCGGCGACCCGGTCGAGCTGCGCGACAACTACCTGCGTGGCATGCAGACGATCCCGCGACGCTTCGAGCGCTTCGAAAAACCGGTCGTTGCCGCCATCAACGGCCACGCCATCGGCGCCGGCCTCGACCTGTCGCTCATGTGCGATATCCGCATCGCCAGCGACGCGGCCAAATTCGGCTCGACCTTCGCCCGCGTCGGCCTCATCCCCGGCGACGGCGGCGCCTACCTGCTCACCCGCATCGTCGGCTTCTCCAAGGCCGTCGAGCTCATCCTGACCGCCAAGGTCATCGGCGCCGACGAAGCCCTCGAGCTCGGCCTCGTCTCCGAGGTCGTCCCCCGCGACGACGTCATGGACCGCGCCCGCGCCACCGCCGAACAGATCGCCTCGCTGCCCCCCAAAGCCGTCAAGACGGCCAAGGCGGCGCTGTATCGCTGTGTGGATCGAGATATCGAGACGGCGCTGCAGATCACGGCCGCGCTGCAGGCCTGCGTGCAGCGCACCGACGAGCACCAAGAGGCAGTCGAAGCGATGTTGGAGAAGATCAGTAAATCATAA
- a CDS encoding diacylglycerol/lipid kinase family protein gives MNTRLILNPEAGSTAKNDELVAEIRRLDGVQVFQTEGPGDAERLALQAARDGIERVIAAGGDGTVNEVLNGLASHLDKVTLGVLPLGTGNDLARSLGLPDDPGLALKYLLRTDDTRYIDVMRVTHPEGSRLGLNHINAGYSHLITDSITPQMKRRWGPLAYLKSAASQLREREEYHTRIRWDDGAVEVVDAVNVLVANGRTVAGGLRVAPEASMEDGAIQVVVLRAGSLVELAGMAAKMLVGNILESDQVISRPARSVHIESTPPMVFSVDGEEVCEHVVDVRVVPGALRAVVGPNYVVEPALTELDVDEGFDEHPPPA, from the coding sequence ATGAATACGAGGCTGATCCTCAATCCGGAGGCGGGGTCGACGGCCAAAAACGACGAGCTGGTCGCCGAAATCCGGCGTCTCGACGGCGTCCAGGTCTTCCAGACCGAAGGGCCGGGAGACGCCGAGAGGCTGGCGTTGCAGGCGGCGCGCGACGGCATCGAGCGCGTGATCGCGGCCGGCGGCGACGGCACGGTCAACGAGGTGCTCAATGGGTTGGCGTCGCACCTCGACAAGGTGACGCTGGGCGTGTTGCCGCTGGGTACGGGCAACGACCTGGCGCGCTCGCTGGGGCTTCCCGACGACCCGGGCCTCGCGCTCAAGTATCTGTTGCGGACCGACGATACGCGCTACATCGACGTGATGCGGGTGACGCATCCCGAAGGCTCTCGGCTCGGGCTCAATCATATCAACGCCGGCTACAGCCACCTGATCACCGACTCGATCACCCCCCAGATGAAGCGGCGTTGGGGGCCACTCGCCTACCTAAAGTCGGCGGCCTCGCAGCTTCGCGAGCGCGAGGAGTACCACACTCGGATTCGCTGGGACGACGGCGCCGTCGAGGTCGTCGACGCGGTCAACGTGTTGGTTGCCAACGGGCGCACGGTCGCCGGCGGGCTGCGTGTGGCCCCGGAGGCGAGCATGGAGGACGGGGCGATTCAGGTCGTCGTCTTGCGGGCGGGCTCGCTGGTGGAGCTTGCGGGGATGGCCGCCAAGATGCTCGTGGGCAATATCCTCGAGAGCGACCAGGTCATCTCGCGGCCGGCGCGCTCGGTGCACATCGAGTCGACGCCGCCGATGGTCTTCAGCGTCGACGGCGAAGAGGTCTGCGAGCATGTCGTCGACGTGCGGGTGGTCCCGGGCGCGCTGCGCGCCGTCGTCGGGCCCAATTACGTCGTCGAGCCCGCGCTCACCGAGTTGGACGTCGACGAAGGGTTCGATGAGCATCCGCCGCCGGCTTAA
- the rpoB gene encoding DNA-directed RNA polymerase subunit beta: MGQPIKENFRIRKDYGTIKKVAQVPNLIDVQRKSYQEFLQTDVPLEERTDTGLQGVFKSVFPIKDFNETSTLEFVSYDLGKPKYDIEECTARGMTYSAPVKVVIRLVVWDVDEDTGTRTIRDVKEKEVFFGEIPLMTASGTFIINGTERVIVSQLHRSPGAFFDHDGGKKHSSGKLLYSARVIPYRGSWLDLEFGSKDIMHVRIDRKRKMPATVLLRALGYSAEELLDYYYDTERIFFENGEYLKEINLDVLRGQVASVDVKDSGGNVIVKSGKKFTRSAIRKLAKAEITRIPISFDELTGKVAAEDIYDASTGEVLVEVNEELTENSIKELEARGIEAINVLFIDNVNAGPYLRDTLESDNISTPEEAILEIYQRLRPGDPPTSEQAQNLFDNLFFNPERYDLSKVGRLKLNYKFHRKIVEPLEEREREIEAALEEAGDAEREELEAELEEVREQLDPWRIQTLREEDILETVRYLIDLRTGKGSIDDIDHLGNRRVRTVGELLENQYRIGLVRMERGIKERMSMSQEIETLMPDDLINAKPVSAVIKEYFGSSQLSQFMDQTNPLSEVAHKRRLSALGPGGLTRDRAGFEVRDVHVTHYGRICPIETPEGPNIGLITSLSTYGRINEYGFIETPYRSAADGKATSEVRYYSALEEENNVIAQANAELDDDGNFLSDTVAARVNGEPTMVAPEEVTLMDVSPNQLVSVGAGLIPFLENDDANRALMGSNMQRQAQPLVRTDAPFVGTGIERTLARDSGVTIVAKNDGVVESVDAQRIVVRPDGSDSDLFVKPDIYTLMKYTRSNQGSCMNQKPIVSVGDRVEKGEIIADGPSTERGELALGRNITVAFMPWGGYNFEDSILISERLVKEDIYTSMHIEEYECTARDTKLGQEEITRDIPNVGEDALKDLDEAGIVRVGAEVSSGDILVGKITPKGETQLSPEEKLLRAIFGEKAGDVRDTSLRMSPGTSGTVIGAKVFYRQGAEKDARTQQIEDTEEARLLKDQNDEIRILRDAAYRKMRDILRGGKVASDLVDESRNVLIEEGTTISDDVLSEVPRRYWTDVDIDDETTDKLMQILGDVEDQILVIRMNYGEKIEKLRKGDELPPGVIKMVKVYVAVKRKIQVGDKLAGRHGNKGVISRILPDEDMPFLEDGTPVDMVLNPLGVPSRMNIGQVLEVHLGWAAKGLGIRLREMIEEMQKPENIREYLKDIYHNEETQELIDTLDDDQVLDMADAVSKTGGVHVATPVFDGAPEKRIRELLQKAGFPESGKMVLYDGRTGEAFQNDVTVGVMYVLKLHHLVDDKIHARSIGPYSLVTQQPLGGKAQFGGQRLGEMEVWAIEAYGAAHTLQEFLTVKSDDVQGRTRIYESIVKGDFRLDPGMPESFNVLIKELHALCLNVELLEDVA; the protein is encoded by the coding sequence ATGGGTCAACCGATCAAAGAGAACTTCCGCATCCGCAAGGATTACGGAACCATCAAGAAGGTCGCTCAAGTTCCAAACCTCATCGACGTGCAGCGCAAGTCCTACCAGGAGTTCCTGCAGACGGACGTGCCGCTCGAGGAGCGTACGGACACCGGCCTTCAAGGCGTGTTCAAAAGCGTCTTTCCCATCAAGGACTTCAACGAGACGTCTACCCTCGAGTTTGTCAGCTACGACCTTGGCAAGCCCAAGTACGACATCGAGGAGTGTACCGCTCGCGGCATGACCTACTCGGCCCCGGTCAAGGTGGTCATCCGCTTGGTGGTGTGGGACGTCGACGAAGACACCGGCACGCGCACCATCCGCGACGTGAAGGAAAAAGAGGTCTTCTTCGGTGAGATCCCGCTGATGACCGCCTCGGGTACGTTCATCATCAACGGCACCGAGCGCGTCATCGTCAGCCAGCTGCACCGTTCGCCGGGCGCCTTCTTCGACCACGACGGTGGTAAGAAGCACTCGTCGGGCAAGCTGCTGTACTCGGCGCGCGTCATCCCGTACCGCGGATCGTGGCTCGACCTGGAGTTCGGCTCCAAAGACATCATGCACGTGCGGATCGACCGCAAGCGCAAGATGCCCGCCACCGTGCTGCTGCGCGCCCTTGGTTACTCGGCCGAAGAGCTGCTCGACTACTACTACGACACCGAGCGCATCTTCTTCGAGAACGGCGAGTATCTCAAAGAGATCAACCTCGACGTGCTTCGCGGCCAGGTCGCATCGGTCGACGTCAAGGACAGCGGCGGCAACGTCATCGTCAAGTCGGGCAAGAAGTTCACCCGCAGCGCGATTCGCAAGCTGGCCAAGGCCGAGATCACGCGCATCCCGATCTCGTTCGACGAGCTGACCGGTAAGGTCGCCGCCGAAGACATCTACGACGCCTCCACCGGTGAGGTGCTCGTCGAGGTCAACGAAGAGCTGACCGAGAACTCCATCAAGGAGCTCGAAGCGCGCGGCATCGAAGCGATCAACGTGCTGTTCATCGACAACGTCAACGCCGGTCCTTACCTGCGTGACACGCTCGAGTCGGACAATATCAGCACGCCCGAAGAGGCGATCCTCGAGATCTACCAGCGGCTGCGTCCGGGCGACCCGCCCACCAGCGAGCAGGCGCAGAACCTGTTCGACAACTTGTTCTTCAACCCCGAGCGCTACGACCTGTCGAAGGTCGGTCGCCTGAAGTTGAACTACAAGTTCCACCGCAAGATCGTCGAGCCGCTCGAAGAGCGTGAGCGCGAGATCGAGGCGGCCCTCGAAGAGGCCGGCGACGCCGAGCGTGAAGAGCTCGAGGCCGAACTCGAAGAGGTGCGCGAGCAGCTCGACCCGTGGCGCATTCAGACGCTTCGCGAGGAAGACATCCTCGAGACGGTGCGCTACCTCATCGACCTGCGCACCGGCAAAGGTTCCATCGACGACATCGACCACCTGGGCAACCGCCGGGTGCGCACCGTCGGTGAGCTTCTGGAGAACCAGTACCGCATCGGCCTGGTTCGCATGGAGCGCGGCATCAAAGAGCGCATGAGCATGTCTCAGGAGATCGAGACGCTGATGCCCGACGACCTGATCAACGCCAAGCCGGTCAGCGCGGTCATCAAAGAGTACTTCGGCTCCAGCCAGCTGTCGCAGTTCATGGACCAGACCAACCCCTTGAGCGAGGTCGCCCACAAGCGGCGCCTGTCGGCTCTCGGACCGGGTGGTCTGACCCGCGATCGCGCCGGCTTCGAGGTGCGTGACGTCCACGTGACTCACTACGGACGTATCTGCCCGATTGAGACCCCGGAGGGGCCGAATATCGGTCTGATTACCTCGCTGTCGACCTACGGGCGCATCAACGAGTACGGCTTCATCGAGACGCCGTACCGCAGCGCCGCCGACGGTAAAGCCACCAGCGAGGTGCGCTACTACTCGGCGCTCGAAGAGGAGAACAACGTCATCGCGCAGGCCAACGCCGAGCTCGATGACGACGGCAACTTCCTGAGCGACACCGTCGCCGCACGTGTCAACGGCGAGCCGACGATGGTCGCCCCCGAGGAAGTCACGCTGATGGACGTCAGCCCGAACCAGCTGGTCAGTGTCGGCGCCGGTCTGATTCCGTTCCTCGAGAACGATGACGCCAACCGCGCCCTGATGGGCTCGAACATGCAGCGCCAGGCGCAACCTCTGGTGCGTACCGACGCTCCGTTCGTCGGCACCGGCATCGAGCGCACGCTGGCGCGTGACTCGGGTGTGACGATCGTCGCCAAGAACGACGGCGTGGTCGAGAGCGTCGATGCCCAGCGCATCGTCGTTCGCCCCGACGGCTCGGATAGCGACCTGTTCGTCAAGCCCGACATCTACACCCTCATGAAGTATACCCGGTCCAACCAGGGTAGCTGCATGAACCAGAAGCCCATCGTGTCGGTGGGCGACCGGGTGGAGAAGGGCGAGATTATCGCCGACGGACCGTCGACCGAGCGCGGCGAGCTGGCCCTGGGCCGCAACATCACCGTGGCGTTCATGCCGTGGGGTGGCTACAACTTCGAGGACTCGATTCTCATCAGTGAGCGTCTGGTCAAAGAAGACATCTACACCTCGATGCACATCGAGGAGTACGAGTGCACCGCTCGCGACACCAAGCTCGGCCAAGAAGAGATCACGCGCGACATCCCCAACGTGGGTGAAGACGCGCTCAAGGACCTCGACGAAGCCGGCATCGTCCGCGTGGGCGCCGAGGTCTCCTCGGGTGATATTTTGGTCGGTAAGATCACGCCCAAAGGCGAGACCCAGCTCTCCCCCGAGGAGAAGCTGCTTCGCGCCATCTTCGGCGAGAAGGCCGGCGACGTGCGCGACACCTCGCTGCGCATGAGCCCGGGCACCAGCGGCACCGTCATCGGCGCCAAGGTGTTCTACCGCCAGGGGGCCGAGAAGGACGCGCGCACCCAGCAGATCGAGGACACCGAGGAGGCTCGCCTCCTCAAAGACCAGAATGACGAGATCCGCATCCTTCGCGATGCGGCCTACCGCAAGATGCGCGACATCTTGCGCGGCGGCAAAGTCGCCTCCGATCTGGTCGACGAGTCGCGCAACGTGCTCATCGAAGAGGGCACGACCATCAGCGACGACGTGCTCTCCGAGGTGCCGCGTCGCTACTGGACCGACGTCGATATCGACGACGAGACCACCGACAAGCTCATGCAGATTCTGGGCGACGTCGAGGACCAGATTCTGGTCATCCGGATGAACTACGGAGAGAAGATCGAGAAGCTCCGCAAGGGCGACGAGCTTCCTCCGGGCGTCATCAAGATGGTCAAGGTCTACGTGGCCGTGAAGCGCAAGATTCAGGTGGGCGACAAGCTCGCCGGCCGTCACGGCAACAAAGGTGTCATCAGCCGCATCCTTCCCGACGAGGACATGCCGTTCCTGGAGGACGGCACGCCGGTCGACATGGTGCTCAACCCGCTGGGTGTTCCCAGCCGTATGAACATCGGACAGGTCCTCGAGGTGCACCTGGGCTGGGCCGCCAAAGGTCTGGGCATCCGGTTGCGCGAGATGATCGAAGAGATGCAAAAGCCGGAGAATATCCGCGAGTACCTCAAGGATATTTACCACAACGAAGAGACTCAGGAGCTCATCGACACGCTCGATGACGACCAGGTCCTCGACATGGCCGACGCGGTGAGCAAGACCGGCGGCGTGCACGTGGCGACCCCGGTCTTCGACGGCGCGCCCGAAAAGCGCATCCGCGAGCTTCTGCAAAAGGCCGGGTTCCCCGAGTCGGGAAAGATGGTTCTGTACGACGGGCGTACCGGTGAGGCGTTCCAGAACGACGTCACCGTCGGCGTGATGTACGTGCTCAAGCTGCATCACCTGGTCGACGACAAGATTCACGCACGCTCCATTGGACCGTACAGCCTGGTCACCCAGCAGCCGCTCGGTGGTAAGGCCCAGTTCGGTGGCCAGCGTCTCGGAGAGATGGAGGTCTGGGCGATCGAAGCCTACGGCGCTGCCCACACGCTCCAGGAGTTCCTGACGGTCAAGTCGGACGATGTGCAGGGACGTACGCGCATCTACGAATCGATCGTCAAAGGCGACTTCCGCCTGGATCCGGGCATGCCCGAGAGCTTCAACGTGCTCATCAAAGAGCTGCACGCTCTTTGCCTGAACGTCGAATTGCTCGAGGACGTCGCCTAA
- a CDS encoding NERD domain-containing protein kinase family protein, which translates to MAKYIPIGDPINESERDGIRQLRDQLPDHYIVIGNFELQLPRRKNTLEYDAVVVGEWGLYAVEIRGWDGTIRGDIRRWELEWGRVENPFIRIERKAKALRDLLVRSVSDFPDELFCEAVVFLTGDDVDVQVKDERNRRLLLPGQLYDFFVDRKRMIQRGPGPLLDATMRKRIVDAISPLASPRSPLPVIQNFEVETELAADTAPYREFIGRHKLLQARGKVRIKAYSIDPLLPRAEREAEYNRAARDMEALTQLEDNAYVARPYEMLQDKEDELTFYLVSEWVGPTTLRSYIEQTDYDALDASKREEFGRFAKHLLKAISFMHSRDIIHRNLHPGVIYLTNSEEGVPLKIADFDYARVANLKSIAGQISDLGTEGYAAPELWMEDGYDFRVDIFSAGVILYELFTGRYFYADLPEMLRHDEVWQEKRELLDDPILRSLLDKMVSSDPDARSVGLQEALEHFDAQG; encoded by the coding sequence ATGGCCAAATATATCCCCATTGGAGATCCGATAAACGAATCGGAGCGAGACGGTATTCGGCAACTACGCGATCAACTGCCCGATCACTATATTGTGATCGGCAATTTCGAGCTGCAGTTGCCCCGGCGCAAGAACACCCTCGAGTACGACGCGGTCGTGGTCGGGGAGTGGGGGCTTTATGCCGTCGAGATCCGCGGCTGGGACGGGACCATCCGTGGAGACATCCGCCGATGGGAGCTCGAATGGGGCCGCGTCGAAAACCCGTTTATTCGCATCGAGCGCAAAGCCAAGGCCTTGCGAGATCTGCTCGTGCGATCCGTGTCCGATTTTCCTGACGAGCTCTTTTGTGAGGCGGTCGTTTTTCTGACCGGCGACGACGTCGACGTGCAGGTCAAAGACGAGCGCAACCGACGGCTGCTGTTGCCCGGTCAGCTCTACGACTTCTTCGTCGACCGCAAGCGCATGATCCAGCGCGGCCCCGGCCCGCTGCTCGACGCGACCATGCGCAAGCGCATCGTCGACGCGATCAGCCCGCTGGCCAGCCCGCGATCGCCGCTTCCGGTGATCCAGAACTTCGAGGTCGAGACCGAACTGGCCGCCGACACCGCGCCGTACCGCGAGTTTATCGGCCGCCACAAGCTGCTCCAGGCGCGCGGTAAAGTGCGCATCAAGGCCTACTCCATCGATCCGCTGCTCCCCCGAGCCGAGCGCGAGGCCGAGTACAACCGGGCGGCGCGTGATATGGAGGCGCTGACGCAGCTCGAGGACAACGCCTATGTGGCGCGTCCCTACGAGATGCTGCAGGACAAAGAGGACGAGCTGACCTTCTATCTGGTCAGCGAGTGGGTCGGGCCGACCACGCTGCGAAGCTATATCGAGCAGACCGACTACGACGCCCTCGACGCCTCGAAGCGCGAGGAGTTCGGTCGCTTTGCCAAGCACCTGCTCAAGGCGATCTCGTTCATGCACAGCCGCGACATCATCCACCGCAACTTGCATCCGGGGGTGATCTACCTGACCAACAGCGAAGAAGGCGTACCTCTGAAGATCGCCGACTTCGATTACGCGCGGGTAGCCAACCTGAAGTCGATCGCCGGCCAGATCAGCGATCTGGGCACCGAGGGATACGCGGCCCCCGAGCTTTGGATGGAGGATGGCTACGACTTTCGCGTCGACATCTTCTCGGCCGGGGTGATCCTGTACGAACTGTTCACCGGTCGGTACTTCTACGCCGATCTGCCCGAGATGCTGCGCCACGACGAGGTGTGGCAGGAAAAGCGCGAGCTTCTCGACGATCCCATCCTGCGATCGCTGCTCGACAAGATGGTCTCCTCCGATCCCGACGCGCGCAGTGTGGGGCTCCAAGAGGCCCTGGAGCACTTCGACGCGCAGGGTTGA